The proteins below come from a single bacterium genomic window:
- a CDS encoding DUF3570 domain-containing protein, with translation MNTEKSCKSSLHDTRKATATAIIVFALTVLPPRRSHAEDSLGAKFMYYQEDNDRIKVLAPEISAQNETDTGWIIKLDGIYNAISGATPTGAPPAAVAPVSINRPAASSGGGTTSSTPPITVTPVNNGGAEQEHEDDAFIGRRVNYPAARYSAVTAATPAPAPTPAPTPSTPSSAPSAPTSSPAASSGSAAASTTQPAAQPANSSRIPLADFSDTRWAFNIGLSKRMGNHTPSIQASYSQESDYLSTGLSLQDTLDFNKKNTTLAFGGAYTHDALTPANGRPSETKDSIDALLGISQVLTKTTVFTANLTLGQVSGFISDPYKLAEVNGRLIYENRPDSKTKEIIYVGLQQFITPLDASIDLGFRYYTDSFGINAETLSLAWFQKINPHFIISPIIRYYTQTAADFYDVRFSGAPEFYSSDYRISDLTSISYGVKFIWMPTSKLTLDAGVERYEMSGNDGKTDEEMYPTALLFMVGAHVSF, from the coding sequence ATGAACACAGAAAAGTCTTGTAAAAGCTCCCTACATGACACCCGTAAAGCAACCGCGACGGCGATTATTGTATTTGCCCTAACGGTTCTACCCCCTCGGAGGAGTCATGCGGAAGATTCTCTGGGCGCCAAGTTCATGTATTATCAAGAGGATAACGATCGTATCAAAGTACTTGCTCCTGAGATTTCGGCGCAGAATGAAACGGATACAGGCTGGATAATCAAGCTTGATGGTATTTATAATGCTATTAGTGGCGCCACCCCCACCGGGGCCCCACCTGCTGCTGTCGCTCCGGTCAGTATCAATCGGCCCGCCGCCTCTTCTGGTGGAGGAACGACTAGCAGCACACCGCCGATAACCGTAACTCCCGTGAATAATGGCGGCGCGGAGCAGGAACATGAAGATGACGCCTTTATCGGCCGACGCGTCAATTACCCGGCTGCCCGTTATTCAGCGGTGACCGCGGCCACCCCGGCTCCAGCACCAACCCCGGCCCCAACTCCCTCAACGCCGTCATCGGCGCCTTCCGCGCCTACCAGCAGCCCCGCTGCCAGCAGCGGATCAGCAGCAGCCTCAACAACTCAACCTGCCGCCCAACCAGCCAACTCCTCGCGTATTCCTCTGGCAGATTTCAGCGATACAAGATGGGCATTCAACATCGGCCTATCTAAACGTATGGGCAATCATACACCCAGCATTCAAGCCTCCTACAGTCAGGAGTCCGATTATCTCTCAACAGGACTCAGTCTTCAGGATACCTTGGATTTCAATAAGAAGAACACCACCCTTGCCTTTGGCGGCGCCTATACCCATGACGCGCTGACTCCGGCCAACGGGCGCCCGAGCGAAACCAAGGATTCCATTGATGCCCTGCTCGGAATCTCGCAGGTGCTTACGAAAACAACCGTGTTCACCGCGAACCTCACCCTTGGCCAGGTTTCCGGATTTATCAGTGACCCCTATAAACTGGCAGAAGTAAACGGTCGACTCATTTATGAAAATCGGCCCGACAGCAAAACCAAGGAGATTATCTATGTCGGCTTGCAACAGTTCATCACCCCGCTTGATGCCAGCATCGATCTTGGATTCCGGTACTATACTGATTCATTTGGGATCAATGCGGAAACGCTCTCACTGGCCTGGTTCCAAAAAATCAACCCGCACTTCATTATCAGCCCCATCATAAGGTACTACACCCAGACGGCGGCAGACTTCTATGATGTCCGCTTCAGCGGTGCCCCCGAATTCTATAGTTCAGACTACCGGATTTCGGATCTGACCTCGATTTCCTATGGGGTCAAATTCATCTGGATGCCCACAAGTAAGCTCACCCTGGATGCCGGTGTGGAGCGCTATGAAATGTCTGGAAATGATGGAAAAACAGATGAAGAAATGTATCCCACAGCCCTCCTGTTTATGGTGGGCGCCCATGTCTCTTTTTAA